One genomic window of Bactrocera dorsalis isolate Fly_Bdor chromosome 4, ASM2337382v1, whole genome shotgun sequence includes the following:
- the LOC105223176 gene encoding NADH dehydrogenase [ubiquinone] 1 beta subcomplex subunit 7 encodes MYPLLVKFDVFRKQPARKKSASNYIYRNVQNDDIMGNAYARAIKPDVMPGPDCVPTFDPMLGFESRKERVMIATVEEMESAKLPLEDRDYCAHKLLKYRACRADTFPFVYKCHHEKHDYLTCEYEDYVLRMKEFERERRLRERQKQIEKQGA; translated from the exons GCTTGTCAAATTTGACGTTTTCCGCAAGCAGCCAGCAAGAAAGAAATCGGcgagcaactatatttac CGAAACGTACAAAACGACGACATTATGGGTAATGCTTATGCACGTGCCATTAAGCCAGATGTAATGCCTGGTCCTGATTGTGTGCCCACATTCGACCCAATGTTGGGTTTCGAATCACGCAAAGAGCGTGTCATGATAGCGACTGTCGAAGAGATGGAATCTGCTAAATTGCCACTCGAAGATCGTGACTACTGTGCACACAAGTTGCTTAAATACCGTGCATGCCGTGCTGATACCTTCCCCTTTGTATACAAATGTCATCATGAGAAACATGACTATTTAACATGCGAATACGAGGACTACGTGTTGCGTATGAAGGAGTTTGAACGCGAGCGAAGATTGCGCGAACGTCAAAAGCAGATCGAGAAGCAGGGTGCTTAG